The following proteins are encoded in a genomic region of Homo sapiens chromosome 19 genomic scaffold, GRCh38.p14 alternate locus group ALT_REF_LOCI_30 HSCHR19KIR_FH08_A_HAP_CTG3_1:
- the KIR3DL1 gene encoding killer cell immunoglobulin-like receptor 3DL1 isoform 2 precursor (isoform 2 precursor is encoded by transcript variant 2 (alternate allele)) — protein MLLMVVSMACVGFFLVQRAGPHVGGQDKPFLSAWPSAVVPRGGHVTLRCHYRHRFNNFMLYKEDRIHVPIFHGRLFQESFNMSPVTTAHAGNYTCRGSHPHSPTGWSAPSNPVVIMVTGNHRKPSLLAHPGPLVKSGERVILQCWSDIMFEHFFLHKEGISKDPSRLVGQIHDGVSKANFSIGPMMLALAGTYRCYGSVTHTPYQLSAPSDPLDIVVTGPYEKPSLSAQPGPKVQAGESVTLSCSSRSSYDMYHLSREGGAHERRLPAVRKVNRTFQADFPLGPATHGGTYRCFGSFRHSPYEWSDPSDPLLVSVTGNPSSSWPSPTEPSSKSGNPRHLHILIGTSVVIILFILLLFFLLHLWCSNKKNAAVMDQEPAGNRTANSEDSDEQDPEEVTYAQLDHCVFTQRKITRPSQRPKTPPTDTILYTELPNAKPRSKVVSCP, from the exons GGTTCTTCTTGGTCCAGAGGGCCGGTCCACACGTGG GTGGTCAGGACAAGCCCTTCCTGTCTGCCTGGCCCAGCGCTGTGGTGCCTCGAGGAGGACACGTGACTCTTCGGTGTCACTATCGTCATAGGTTTAACAATTTCATGCTATACAAAGAAGACAGAATCCACGTTCCCATCTTCCATGGCAGATTATTCCAGGAGAGCTTCAACATGAGCCCTGTGACCACAGCACATGCAGGGAACTACACATGTCGGGGTTCACACCCACACTCCCCCACTGGGTGGTCGGCACCCAGCAACCCCGTGGTGATCATGGTCACAG GAAACCACAGAAAACCTTCCCTCCTGGCCCACCCAGGTCCCCTGGTGAAATCAGGAGAGAGAGTCATCCTGCAATGTTGGTCAGATATCATGTTTGAGCACTTCTTTCTGCACAAAGAGGGGATCTCTAAGGACCCCTCACGCCTCGTTGGACAGATCCATGATGGGGTCTCCAAGGCCAATTTCTCCATCGGTCCCATGATGCTTGCCCTTGCAGGGACCTACAGATGCTACGGTTCTGTTACTCACACCCCCTATCAGTTGTCAGCTCCCAGTGATCCCCTGGACATCGTGGTCACAG GTCCATATGAGAAACCTTCTCTCTCAGCCCAGCCGGGCCCCAAGGTTCAGGCAGGAGAGAGCGTGACCTTGTCCTGCAGCTCCCGGAGCTCCTATGACATGTACCATCTATCCAGGGAGGGGGGAGCCCATGAACGTAGGCTCCCTGCAGTGCGCAAGGTCAacagaacattccaggcagattTCCCTCTGGGCCCTGCCACCCACGGAGGGACCTACAGATGCTTCGGCTCTTTCCGTCACTCTCCCTACGAGTGGTCAGACCCGAGTGACCCACTGCTTGTTTCTGTCACAG GAAACCCTTCAAGTAGTTGGCCTTCACCCACAGAACCAAGCTCCAAATCTG GTAACCCCAGACACCTGCACATTCTGATTGGGACCTCAGTGGTCATCatcctcttcatcctcctcctcttctttctccttcatctCTGGTGCTCCAACAAAAAAA ATGCTGCTGTAATGGACCAAGAGCCTGCAGGGAACAGAACAGCCAACAGCGAG GACTCTGATGAACAAGACCCTGAGGAGGTGACATACGCACAGTTGGATCACTGCGTTTTCACACAGAGAAAAATCACTCGCCCTTCTCAGAGGCCCAAGACACCCCCTACAGATACCATCTTGTACACGGAACTTCCAAATGCTAAGCCCAGATCCAAAGTTGTCTCCTGCCCATGA